One window from the genome of Streptomyces sp. NBC_00287 encodes:
- a CDS encoding amino acid ABC transporter permease: MVTPSEVSPALEVPPTKPSGAADDDPRIVPRRHLGRWVTAAAALLVFAMVVNSVVRNRAFQWDVVARYFTTAAVLDGLLLTLWLTGVVMVLGFALGIPLAVMRLTANPVLRTLSWGYVWIFRSTPLLVQLLFWFNIGALYPTLGLGIPFGPQFVSVQTVNLLGPTLTAVIGLTLHEAAYAAEVVRGGILSVDAGQTQAAQALGIGRVRTLRRVVIPQAMRSIVPTAGNMLIGTLKGTSIVSVLAVHDLLYSVQLVYNQTYQVIPLLMVATLWYIGVTTVLSVGQFYVERHYARGSATQP, from the coding sequence ATGGTCACGCCTTCCGAAGTCTCCCCTGCCCTCGAGGTACCGCCGACGAAGCCGTCCGGCGCCGCCGACGACGACCCGCGCATCGTCCCGCGCCGGCACCTCGGCCGCTGGGTGACCGCTGCCGCCGCGCTGCTGGTGTTCGCGATGGTGGTCAACTCCGTTGTCCGCAACCGGGCCTTCCAGTGGGATGTGGTGGCCCGGTACTTCACCACCGCCGCCGTGCTCGACGGGCTGCTGCTCACCCTGTGGCTGACCGGCGTGGTGATGGTGCTCGGGTTTGCGCTCGGCATCCCGTTGGCCGTGATGCGGCTGACCGCCAACCCGGTGCTGCGCACGCTGAGTTGGGGTTATGTGTGGATCTTTCGGTCCACCCCGCTGTTGGTGCAGTTGCTGTTCTGGTTCAACATCGGCGCCCTGTATCCGACGCTCGGCCTCGGTATCCCCTTCGGGCCGCAGTTCGTGTCCGTCCAGACGGTCAATCTGCTCGGCCCCACCCTCACCGCCGTCATCGGTCTGACCCTGCACGAGGCCGCCTACGCCGCCGAGGTGGTGCGCGGCGGCATCCTGTCGGTGGACGCCGGTCAGACCCAGGCCGCCCAGGCGCTCGGCATCGGCAGAGTGCGCACCCTGCGCCGTGTCGTCATCCCGCAGGCGATGCGCTCCATCGTGCCGACCGCCGGGAACATGCTGATCGGCACCCTGAAGGGGACCAGCATCGTGAGCGTCCTTGCGGTGCATGACCTGCTGTACTCGGTGCAGTTGGTCTACAACCAGACCTACCAGGTCATCCCGCTGCTGATGGTCGCCACGCTCTGGTACATCGGCGTCACGACCGTGCTCAGCGTGGGCCAGTTCTACGTCGAGCGCCACTACGCGCGCGGCTCGGCGACGCAGCCCTGA
- a CDS encoding winged helix-turn-helix domain-containing protein, which yields MTTALPTTPLSDVRHLRLVDDIPQDTAPGSPPLVGYLVMVPEGTDPAELFARAGVHPVAPPVRRTEDDDVRIDPARHVAEVDGRELDLTYLEFELLAHLVRHPQRVHTRERLMAEIWGYDHVGDGRTVDVHIARLRRKLGKAHRDRIVTVRSVGYKYVPGRQVGSDAALRGRP from the coding sequence ATGACCACGGCACTTCCCACCACCCCGCTGTCCGATGTGCGCCATCTGCGCCTGGTGGACGACATCCCGCAGGACACAGCACCCGGTTCCCCGCCACTCGTCGGCTATCTCGTGATGGTGCCCGAGGGCACCGATCCCGCCGAGCTCTTCGCCCGCGCCGGGGTGCACCCGGTGGCGCCTCCCGTCCGGCGGACGGAAGACGACGACGTCCGCATCGATCCCGCACGGCATGTCGCGGAGGTCGACGGACGTGAACTCGACCTCACCTACCTGGAGTTCGAGCTGCTGGCGCATCTCGTCCGCCATCCCCAGCGCGTGCACACACGCGAGCGGCTGATGGCGGAGATCTGGGGCTACGACCACGTCGGTGACGGCCGCACCGTGGACGTCCACATCGCGCGGCTGCGCCGCAAGCTCGGCAAGGCCCATCGGGACCGGATCGTCACCGTGCGCAGCGTGGGCTACAAGTACGTGCCCGGTCGGCAAGTCGGCTCCGACGCCGCGCTCCGCGGCCGACCTTGA
- a CDS encoding acyl-CoA dehydrogenase family protein, which produces MGVAPAHWLRVARETADDLATDAVAREQAGKAPFDEVSRLREAGLLTLLVPAELGGGGADWPTAYAVVRELAAADGAIGQLLGCHYVLSWSARLFAEPALAARIEQRSAAEQWCWGGGLARQEARLTLVTSGDGYVLNGRQSYTTGVLAADRLAVRAVRADTGEPLAVLADPTRRGVRIDDDADPFGQRLAAGGSVEFDGVRVDADEVLGSLSIDEDVLSPATSLASPLGRLVSVQLRLGIAEGMLAEAREYSRAGHSTWHPEWPAGSPQDPQRLTEYGELTVLTRAASALAAEALTALDGGLHRGANLTYDECAEISVLVAVAEAAATKAAHESTARALDVIGVRSTSSRLGLDRFWRNARTHTLHEPVAHRLRDVGDYFLNGEHPPFTLPV; this is translated from the coding sequence ATGGGCGTCGCCCCTGCGCATTGGCTTCGAGTCGCCCGTGAAACGGCGGACGACCTGGCCACGGACGCGGTGGCCAGGGAACAGGCAGGCAAGGCGCCCTTCGACGAGGTGTCCCGGCTACGCGAAGCGGGACTGCTGACGCTCCTCGTCCCGGCCGAACTCGGAGGCGGCGGCGCGGACTGGCCCACGGCCTACGCGGTCGTCCGGGAGCTCGCCGCCGCCGACGGCGCCATCGGCCAACTGCTCGGCTGTCACTACGTCTTGTCGTGGAGTGCCCGGCTCTTCGCCGAGCCGGCGCTCGCGGCACGGATCGAGCAGCGGTCGGCGGCCGAGCAGTGGTGCTGGGGCGGTGGCCTCGCCCGCCAGGAAGCGCGGCTGACGCTGGTGACCTCGGGCGACGGATATGTGCTCAACGGCCGACAGAGCTACACCACCGGCGTGCTCGCCGCCGACCGGCTGGCCGTACGAGCGGTGCGCGCCGACACCGGCGAACCGCTCGCCGTCCTCGCCGACCCCACCCGCCGGGGCGTACGGATCGACGACGACGCCGACCCCTTCGGGCAGCGACTCGCCGCCGGTGGCAGCGTGGAGTTCGACGGCGTACGCGTGGACGCCGACGAGGTGCTCGGCTCCCTCTCCATCGACGAGGACGTCCTGTCCCCCGCTACCTCGCTGGCCTCCCCGCTGGGGCGGCTCGTCTCCGTCCAGCTCCGTCTCGGGATCGCGGAAGGGATGCTGGCCGAGGCCCGTGAATACAGCAGGGCAGGCCACTCCACCTGGCACCCGGAGTGGCCTGCCGGCTCACCCCAGGACCCACAGAGACTGACGGAGTACGGCGAACTCACCGTCCTCACCCGCGCCGCCTCCGCACTCGCCGCCGAGGCGCTGACAGCTCTGGATGGCGGACTGCACCGCGGGGCGAACCTCACCTACGACGAGTGCGCCGAGATCTCCGTCCTGGTGGCCGTCGCCGAAGCCGCCGCCACCAAGGCCGCGCACGAATCCACGGCCCGCGCCCTGGACGTCATCGGCGTCCGCTCCACGTCCTCACGCCTGGGCCTGGACCGCTTCTGGCGCAACGCCCGGACCCACACCCTGCACGAACCGGTGGCTCATCGACTCCGCGACGTGGGGGACTACTTCCTCAACGGCGAGCATCCGCCGTTCACCCTGCCGGTCTAG
- a CDS encoding putative leader peptide, translated as MGTLVRAKLSLPLLTSRRHIDLRRTSSAICRPV; from the coding sequence ATGGGAACGCTCGTCCGCGCAAAGCTGTCGCTCCCCCTTCTGACCTCCCGCCGCCACATCGACCTTCGTCGTACGTCGAGCGCCATCTGTCGGCCTGTCTGA
- a CDS encoding ABC transporter substrate-binding protein produces the protein MSAARPLTTLRTLAAIAALPLLLTACGYGSESTDDDKQAQVAADAMKLSADEVRIGYFPNLTHATALVGVQEGIFQKELGGTTIKSSTFNAGPSEIEALNSGSIDIGWIGPSPAINGYTKADGTNLRIISGSASGGVKLVVNPEKIKSLKDVKGKKIATPQLGNTQDVAFLNWISEQGWTVDAQSGKGDVSVVRTDNKVTPDAYKSGSIDGAWVPEPTASKLVSEGGKVLLDEADLWPDKKFVITNIIVRQEFLNKHPDVVEAVLRGSVKTNEWINANPDQAKASANKALEQESGKALPAEVIAPAWKSITFLDDPLAATLDTEAEHAVKAGLLEEPDLDGIYDLALLNKVLKAEGKDEVDDAGLAVK, from the coding sequence GTGTCTGCCGCAAGACCGCTCACGACCCTGCGCACCCTCGCCGCCATAGCCGCGCTCCCGCTCCTGCTCACCGCTTGCGGTTACGGCTCGGAGTCCACCGACGACGACAAGCAGGCCCAGGTCGCGGCGGACGCCATGAAGCTCTCCGCCGACGAGGTGCGGATCGGTTACTTCCCGAACCTCACCCACGCCACGGCCCTGGTGGGTGTTCAGGAGGGCATCTTCCAGAAGGAGCTCGGCGGCACCACGATCAAGTCCTCCACCTTCAACGCCGGCCCCTCCGAGATCGAGGCCCTCAACTCCGGGTCCATCGACATCGGTTGGATCGGCCCCTCCCCCGCCATCAACGGCTACACCAAGGCGGACGGCACGAACCTGCGCATCATCTCCGGCTCGGCGTCGGGTGGTGTGAAGCTGGTCGTGAACCCCGAGAAGATCAAGTCCCTGAAGGACGTCAAGGGCAAGAAGATCGCCACCCCGCAGCTCGGCAACACCCAGGACGTGGCGTTCCTCAACTGGATCTCCGAGCAGGGCTGGACGGTGGACGCGCAGAGCGGCAAGGGTGACGTCTCGGTCGTCCGCACCGACAACAAGGTGACCCCTGACGCCTACAAGTCCGGTTCCATCGACGGCGCGTGGGTGCCGGAGCCGACCGCGTCGAAGCTGGTCTCCGAGGGCGGCAAGGTGCTGCTGGACGAGGCCGACCTGTGGCCGGACAAGAAGTTCGTGATCACGAACATCATCGTCCGGCAGGAGTTCCTCAACAAGCACCCGGACGTCGTCGAGGCCGTCCTGCGCGGCTCGGTGAAGACCAACGAGTGGATCAACGCCAACCCGGACCAGGCCAAGGCGTCCGCCAACAAGGCCCTGGAACAGGAATCCGGCAAGGCGCTGCCCGCCGAGGTCATCGCCCCGGCCTGGAAGTCGATCACATTCCTCGACGACCCGCTGGCCGCGACCCTCGACACCGAGGCCGAGCACGCGGTGAAGGCCGGTCTGCTCGAAGAGCCCGACCTCGACGGCATCTACGACCTCGCTCTCCTCAACAAGGTCCTCAAGGCCGAGGGCAAGGACGAGGTCGACGACGCCGGCCTCGCCGTCAAGTAG
- a CDS encoding ABC transporter ATP-binding protein, with the protein MATTITKAAEGGTATAYATRIEHVSKSFAGPAGQQLVLDDITLDVAPGEFVTLLGASGCGKSTLLNLVAGLDRPSAGAITTDGRPALMFQEHALFPWLTAGKNIELALKLRGVPKAERRPEAERLLELVRLHGSYGKRVHELSGGMRQRVALARALAQDSKLLLMDEPFAALDAITRDVLHDELTRIWRETGLSVLFVTHNVREAVRLAQRVVLLSSRPGRIAREWTVGIPHPRRIEDSAVAELSVEITEELRGEIRRHGQH; encoded by the coding sequence ATGGCCACCACGATCACCAAGGCCGCCGAGGGCGGCACAGCGACCGCGTACGCCACCCGCATCGAGCATGTCTCGAAGTCCTTCGCCGGCCCCGCCGGGCAGCAGCTCGTCCTCGACGACATCACCCTCGATGTCGCCCCCGGCGAGTTCGTCACCCTCCTGGGAGCCTCCGGCTGCGGCAAGTCCACCCTGCTCAACCTGGTCGCCGGCCTGGACAGGCCGAGCGCGGGCGCCATCACCACCGACGGGCGCCCGGCGCTGATGTTCCAGGAGCACGCCCTGTTCCCGTGGCTGACCGCGGGCAAGAACATCGAACTCGCCCTGAAACTAAGGGGAGTTCCCAAGGCCGAACGGCGCCCGGAGGCGGAACGCCTGCTGGAACTCGTCCGGTTGCACGGGTCGTACGGCAAGCGGGTGCACGAACTCTCGGGCGGTATGCGGCAGCGCGTCGCGCTGGCCCGCGCGTTGGCGCAGGACAGCAAGCTGCTGCTGATGGACGAGCCGTTCGCGGCGCTGGACGCGATCACCCGGGACGTCCTGCATGACGAGCTGACCCGGATCTGGCGCGAGACCGGCCTGTCGGTGCTGTTCGTGACGCACAACGTGCGCGAGGCCGTCCGGCTCGCCCAGCGGGTCGTGCTGCTGTCCTCCCGCCCCGGCCGTATCGCCCGGGAGTGGACGGTCGGTATCCCGCATCCGCGCCGTATCGAGGACAGCGCGGTCGCCGAGCTGTCCGTCGAGATCACCGAAGAACTGCGTGGGGAGATCCGCCGCCATGGCCAGCACTGA
- a CDS encoding ABC transporter permease has product MASTDTTAKDGNDLAGLEAGLDALDTVQTSRTSVRETLTRKVLPPVTAVALVLVLWQVLVWAEVAPSYKLPAPTAVWDEVEAAWLQGTLLDYIWTSVSRGLLGFVLALAIGTPLGLLVARVKFVRAAIGPILSGLQSLPSVAWVPPAVLWLGLNNSMMYAVILLGAVPSIANGLVAGIDQIPPLFLRAGRTMGATGLRGAWHIMMPASLPGYLAGLKQGWAFSWRSLMAAEIIASSPDLGVGLGQLLENGRNNASMSQVFLAIFLILLVGIAIDLLIFSPLERRVLRSRGLLTRS; this is encoded by the coding sequence ATGGCCAGCACTGACACCACCGCCAAGGACGGCAACGACCTGGCCGGACTGGAAGCGGGCCTGGACGCCCTCGACACCGTCCAGACCAGCCGCACATCCGTCCGCGAGACCCTCACCCGCAAGGTGCTGCCGCCGGTCACCGCCGTCGCCCTCGTGCTGGTGCTGTGGCAGGTGCTGGTCTGGGCCGAGGTCGCCCCCAGCTACAAGCTGCCCGCACCCACCGCCGTATGGGACGAAGTGGAGGCCGCCTGGCTCCAGGGCACACTCCTGGACTACATCTGGACCAGCGTCAGCCGCGGTCTGCTCGGCTTCGTCCTCGCTCTCGCCATCGGCACACCGCTCGGCCTGCTGGTCGCCCGCGTGAAGTTCGTCCGGGCCGCGATCGGCCCGATCCTGTCGGGTCTCCAGTCACTGCCGTCGGTGGCCTGGGTGCCGCCGGCCGTGCTGTGGCTGGGTCTGAACAACTCGATGATGTACGCCGTCATCCTGCTCGGCGCGGTCCCCTCCATCGCCAACGGCCTGGTCGCCGGCATCGACCAGATCCCCCCGCTGTTCCTGCGCGCGGGGCGCACGATGGGCGCGACGGGGCTGCGCGGGGCGTGGCACATCATGATGCCCGCGTCGCTGCCGGGCTATCTGGCCGGTCTGAAGCAGGGCTGGGCGTTCTCCTGGCGCTCCCTGATGGCCGCCGAGATCATCGCCTCCTCCCCCGATCTGGGCGTGGGCCTTGGCCAGTTGCTGGAGAACGGCCGCAACAACGCCAGCATGTCCCAGGTGTTCCTGGCGATCTTCCTGATCCTGCTCGTCGGCATCGCCATCGACCTGCTGATCTTCAGCCCCCTGGAGCGGCGGGTGCTGCGCAGCCGCGGACTGCTGACGAGGAGCTGA
- a CDS encoding 2-keto-4-pentenoate hydratase encodes MTLTDGQRAEAARLLREAEHRADPVEPLSALLPGLDVADAYAVQQDNIARRLADGASVVGHKVGLTAPAMQRLLGVDEPDFGHLLDDMVHRDGSPVLAAHYCRPRVEPEICFRLARPLGGPGTTVEDVLAATDAVAPALEIVDSRIRDWRITLVDTVADNASSAGLVCGPWTPLAQVPDLAEVVVDLVVDGERVDSGSGREVLGHPAAAVAWLANTLAEFGTSLEPGQVILPGAMTTAPFVTAGQKVEARFSVLGPVLVTFV; translated from the coding sequence ATGACCCTCACCGACGGACAGCGCGCGGAGGCCGCACGGCTGCTGCGCGAAGCCGAGCACCGGGCGGATCCGGTCGAGCCGCTGTCGGCCCTGCTGCCGGGCCTGGATGTGGCCGACGCCTATGCCGTACAGCAGGACAACATCGCGCGCAGGCTGGCTGACGGGGCCAGCGTGGTGGGCCACAAGGTCGGCCTCACCGCGCCCGCGATGCAGCGGCTTCTCGGGGTCGACGAGCCGGACTTCGGCCATCTGCTGGACGACATGGTCCACCGCGACGGCTCCCCGGTCCTCGCGGCCCACTACTGCCGGCCGCGCGTCGAACCGGAGATCTGCTTCCGGCTGGCCCGGCCCCTGGGCGGCCCCGGAACGACCGTCGAGGACGTTCTGGCGGCCACCGACGCGGTCGCTCCCGCGCTGGAGATCGTCGACAGCCGTATCCGCGACTGGCGGATCACCCTGGTCGACACGGTCGCCGACAACGCCAGCTCGGCCGGTCTGGTCTGTGGTCCCTGGACTCCCCTGGCTCAGGTGCCGGACCTCGCCGAGGTCGTCGTCGACCTGGTCGTCGACGGCGAGCGCGTCGACTCGGGCAGCGGGCGGGAGGTGCTGGGCCATCCGGCCGCCGCGGTGGCCTGGCTGGCGAACACCCTCGCCGAGTTCGGTACGTCCCTGGAGCCCGGCCAGGTCATCCTGCCCGGCGCCATGACCACCGCCCCCTTCGTCACCGCGGGCCAGAAGGTCGAGGCGCGCTTCAGTGTCCTGGGCCCCGTGTTAGTGACCTTCGTCTGA
- a CDS encoding amidohydrolase family protein: MTATPNRVDVHQHLIPPLYRDLLAKAGIAEAGGRALPDWSPEAALEQMDLLGTATAIMSVSTPGTGFLTDRAEAADLARRLNDYCTALVAEHPGRFGWFATLPMPDATASTAEAARALDTLGADGVTLLANNQGTYLGADGQDELWRALDDRGAVVFVHPAELPAPAVENIPPFAADFLLDTTRAAYLLVRNGVVRRHPEIRFILSHAGGFVPYASHRMAVTIAAETGRSPLDVLDDFRAFYFDTALSSSPAALPTLLAFARPGHVLFGSDWPFAPTPAGQYFANGLDAADVPGVNRANAEALFPRLGGMPVPTPPRRLRHRAQRAAARLAFRLVQPGNG, from the coding sequence ATGACCGCCACGCCGAACCGCGTCGACGTCCACCAGCACCTGATCCCGCCCTTGTACCGCGACCTGCTCGCCAAGGCGGGGATCGCCGAGGCCGGGGGCCGTGCCCTGCCCGACTGGAGCCCCGAGGCCGCCCTCGAGCAGATGGACCTGCTGGGCACCGCCACGGCGATCATGTCCGTCTCCACCCCGGGCACCGGCTTCCTCACCGACCGGGCCGAGGCCGCGGACCTGGCCCGGCGGCTCAATGACTACTGCACCGCCCTCGTCGCCGAACACCCGGGCCGTTTCGGCTGGTTCGCCACCCTGCCCATGCCCGACGCCACCGCGTCCACGGCAGAGGCCGCACGGGCCCTGGACACCCTGGGCGCCGACGGGGTCACCCTCCTCGCCAACAACCAGGGCACCTACCTGGGTGCGGACGGCCAGGACGAGCTGTGGCGAGCGCTCGACGACCGAGGTGCCGTCGTCTTCGTCCACCCGGCCGAACTCCCGGCGCCCGCGGTCGAGAACATCCCGCCGTTCGCCGCGGACTTCCTCCTGGACACCACCCGGGCCGCGTATCTCCTCGTACGCAATGGAGTCGTCCGGCGTCACCCGGAGATCCGGTTCATCCTGAGCCATGCCGGCGGCTTCGTGCCGTACGCCTCTCATCGCATGGCCGTCACCATCGCCGCCGAGACCGGGCGCAGCCCGCTCGATGTGCTGGACGACTTCCGCGCCTTCTACTTCGACACCGCGCTGTCCTCCAGTCCGGCCGCGCTCCCGACGCTGCTCGCGTTCGCCCGACCTGGGCATGTGCTGTTCGGCAGCGACTGGCCCTTCGCGCCCACTCCGGCCGGCCAGTACTTCGCGAACGGTCTCGACGCGGCCGATGTCCCCGGTGTGAACCGCGCCAACGCGGAAGCCCTCTTCCCCCGCCTCGGCGGCATGCCTGTCCCCACGCCCCCGAGACGTCTGCGCCACCGGGCACAGCGAGCCGCCGCCCGCCTCGCCTTCCGACTCGTCCAGCCCGGCAACGGTTGA
- a CDS encoding TetR/AcrR family transcriptional regulator, which translates to MTQTPRRKRANGVESRQRILDAAVEIAGERGYDGTSIAAVSAKCGLPASSIYWHFKDKDDLIAAVIERSFETWLTAVELPGEDAGTPLERVTLMAANVAKSLVDAPDFLRLGLMLALERRPTEPRGRTVFLQVREVSRRRVAEMIQTLFPDLDDDAVHTLTTYAIAGADGLFIQHEVAGVDLVALFELHARLLYEAASTLSSAASPVRPSGG; encoded by the coding sequence ATGACGCAGACCCCGCGCAGGAAGCGCGCCAACGGGGTGGAGTCCCGCCAGCGCATCCTCGACGCCGCCGTGGAGATCGCCGGTGAGCGCGGTTACGACGGCACGTCCATCGCGGCCGTCAGCGCCAAGTGCGGCCTTCCGGCCAGCTCGATCTACTGGCATTTCAAGGACAAGGACGATCTGATCGCCGCGGTCATCGAGCGCAGCTTCGAGACCTGGCTGACGGCGGTCGAACTGCCGGGAGAAGATGCCGGGACCCCTCTGGAGCGGGTCACGCTGATGGCCGCGAACGTCGCCAAGTCCCTGGTCGACGCCCCGGACTTCCTCCGCCTCGGGCTGATGCTCGCCCTGGAGCGCCGACCCACCGAGCCGCGCGGCAGAACGGTCTTCCTCCAGGTCCGGGAGGTCTCCCGCCGACGGGTCGCGGAGATGATCCAGACCCTGTTCCCGGACCTGGACGACGACGCGGTCCACACCCTCACCACCTACGCCATCGCGGGCGCCGACGGCCTGTTCATCCAGCACGAGGTCGCGGGCGTGGACCTGGTCGCGTTGTTCGAGCTGCACGCACGCCTGCTCTACGAGGCGGCAAGCACGCTCAGCTCAGCGGCTTCTCCAGTACGGCCTTCCGGTGGCTGA
- a CDS encoding aldehyde dehydrogenase family protein: protein MNHPADTVARLRAAFRTGRTKPVEWRVTQLRRLRAMLTENAPELAAALRADLGKSATEAQRTEIGFTVREIDHTLDHLDDWLRPEPAPVPDHLGTDARAWTQYDPLGVVLVIAPWNYPAQLLLTPIVGALAAGNAVVAKPSELAPATSAVLARLLRTYLDPEAVAVVEGGVPETTALLAERFDHIFYTGNGTVGRIVMRAAAEHLTPVTLELGGKSPAFVDRDADLKVVADRLAAGKFLNAGQTCVAPDYVLTDPETAAALETELIRAVESLYGTDPASSAEYGRIVNERHFDRLAGLLESGRVVVGGSSDRALKYLAPTVLADVDPGSPVMAEEIFGPILPIVTVPGLDEAIDFINDRDKPLALYVFSESDDTRRRIAAETSSGGLGHGLPLAHLTVSDLPFGGVGESGTGNYHGRYSIETFSHRKAVLEKPLS, encoded by the coding sequence GTGAACCACCCCGCCGACACCGTGGCGCGACTGCGCGCCGCCTTCCGCACCGGCCGCACCAAGCCCGTCGAGTGGCGCGTCACGCAGTTGCGCCGCTTGCGCGCGATGCTCACCGAGAACGCCCCCGAGCTGGCCGCGGCCCTCCGCGCCGACCTCGGCAAGAGCGCCACGGAGGCCCAGCGCACCGAAATCGGCTTCACCGTCCGCGAGATCGACCACACCCTCGACCACCTCGACGACTGGCTGCGCCCCGAGCCCGCCCCCGTCCCGGACCACCTCGGCACCGACGCGCGCGCCTGGACGCAGTACGACCCCCTCGGCGTCGTCCTCGTCATCGCGCCCTGGAACTACCCGGCCCAGCTCCTGCTGACCCCGATCGTCGGCGCGCTCGCCGCGGGCAACGCGGTCGTCGCCAAGCCCAGCGAGCTGGCCCCGGCGACCTCGGCCGTGCTGGCCCGGCTGCTGCGGACCTATCTGGACCCGGAGGCGGTGGCGGTCGTCGAGGGTGGCGTGCCCGAGACCACGGCCCTGCTGGCCGAGCGCTTCGACCACATCTTCTACACCGGCAACGGCACCGTCGGCCGCATCGTCATGCGCGCCGCCGCCGAGCATCTGACCCCGGTCACCCTTGAACTCGGCGGCAAGTCACCGGCGTTCGTCGACCGCGATGCCGACCTCAAGGTCGTCGCCGACCGGCTGGCCGCCGGCAAGTTCCTGAACGCGGGCCAGACCTGCGTGGCCCCCGACTACGTCCTCACCGACCCGGAGACCGCCGCCGCGTTGGAGACCGAGCTCATCCGTGCGGTGGAGTCGCTGTACGGCACCGATCCGGCGTCCTCGGCCGAGTACGGCCGTATTGTCAACGAACGGCACTTCGACCGGCTTGCCGGGCTGCTCGAGTCGGGGCGTGTGGTCGTGGGCGGGTCCAGCGACCGCGCGTTGAAGTACCTCGCGCCGACCGTGCTCGCCGACGTCGACCCCGGCTCGCCCGTGATGGCCGAGGAGATCTTCGGTCCGATCCTGCCGATCGTCACCGTCCCCGGCCTCGACGAGGCGATCGACTTCATCAACGACCGCGACAAGCCGCTCGCCCTGTACGTCTTCTCCGAGTCGGACGACACGCGCCGCCGCATCGCCGCCGAGACGTCATCCGGCGGCCTCGGACACGGCCTCCCGCTCGCCCATCTCACCGTCTCCGACCTGCCGTTCGGCGGCGTGGGCGAGAGTGGCACGGGCAACTACCACGGCCGGTACTCCATCGAGACGTTCAGCCACCGGAAGGCCGTACTGGAGAAGCCGCTGAGCTGA
- a CDS encoding SPW repeat protein, producing the protein MANVSPTRGDITSHPDVTEMRDRYARMLGGRDVTLLDGPVFLLGLYCAVSPWILHYTTSQPDLVPHNLVIGIAIGLLALGFTRAPERMYGLSWAFCGLGVWMIVSPWIVGDSPDAGVVLNNIIIGGLAVILGLMCAGTAAKSAPKP; encoded by the coding sequence ATGGCCAACGTCTCGCCCACCAGAGGTGACATCACCAGCCACCCTGATGTAACCGAAATGCGGGATCGCTACGCCCGCATGCTCGGCGGTCGCGATGTGACGCTCTTGGACGGACCAGTGTTCCTGCTCGGTCTGTACTGTGCCGTATCCCCCTGGATACTCCACTACACGACCAGCCAGCCCGACCTCGTGCCCCACAACCTGGTCATCGGGATTGCGATCGGTCTGCTGGCTCTCGGATTCACCCGCGCTCCGGAACGCATGTACGGCCTCAGCTGGGCCTTCTGCGGGCTGGGTGTGTGGATGATCGTCTCGCCGTGGATCGTCGGCGACAGCCCGGATGCCGGAGTCGTGCTCAACAACATCATCATTGGCGGCCTGGCCGTGATCCTGGGGCTGATGTGCGCCGGTACGGCGGCGAAGAGCGCCCCCAAGCCGTGA
- a CDS encoding ArsR/SmtB family transcription factor, which yields MDQVFKALADDTRRRLLDRLHEDNGQTLGELCARIEMTRQAVTQHLAVLESANLISTVRRGREKLHYLNPVPLHEIQERWIDKFERPRLRALGAVKRQAEEAMTDKPTFVYVTYIESTPEKVWDALTDADLTAAYWGHSNVSDWQQGSRWEHVRTDGSGIADVVGTVVESERPTRLVTTWTEPENEGRADTYSRVTFDIQQHADIVRLTVTHEDLRTERDLADVSLGWPAVLSNLKSLLETGSPLPQEPWLVPGN from the coding sequence ATGGACCAGGTCTTCAAGGCCCTGGCCGACGACACCCGCAGGCGGCTTCTTGACCGGCTGCACGAGGACAACGGTCAGACGCTCGGCGAGCTGTGCGCGCGCATCGAGATGACGCGGCAGGCCGTGACCCAGCACCTCGCCGTCCTGGAGTCCGCCAACCTGATCAGCACCGTGCGGCGGGGGAGGGAAAAGCTGCACTACCTCAACCCGGTCCCGCTCCACGAGATCCAGGAGCGATGGATCGACAAGTTCGAGCGCCCGCGCCTGCGCGCGCTCGGCGCCGTGAAGCGACAAGCCGAGGAAGCCATGACCGACAAGCCGACATTCGTCTACGTCACCTACATCGAGAGCACACCCGAGAAGGTCTGGGACGCGCTCACCGACGCCGACCTGACCGCCGCCTACTGGGGGCACAGCAACGTCTCCGACTGGCAGCAGGGCTCCCGCTGGGAGCACGTCCGCACCGACGGCTCCGGCATCGCCGACGTGGTCGGCACCGTGGTGGAGAGCGAGCGCCCGACCCGGCTGGTCACCACCTGGACCGAGCCCGAGAACGAGGGGCGCGCGGACACGTACTCCCGGGTCACCTTCGACATCCAGCAGCACGCCGACATCGTGCGGCTGACGGTGACCCACGAGGACCTGCGCACCGAGCGCGACCTGGCGGACGTGTCCCTGGGCTGGCCGGCCGTGCTGTCCAACCTCAAGTCGCTCCTGGAGACCGGCAGTCCGCTCCCGCAGGAACCGTGGCTGGTGCCGGGGAACTGA